One region of Gossypium raimondii isolate GPD5lz chromosome 6, ASM2569854v1, whole genome shotgun sequence genomic DNA includes:
- the LOC128041673 gene encoding uncharacterized protein LOC128041673 produces the protein MATGAAELMFRCVFEGSISMQDCLTERRPYHRNCQCALHNLKGVCSSTCTSPTTNISFPKKQTWGDCSLSLLAPKFSSPSPLLPNASFTNTLQNTDSTPVLYETEAQHS, from the coding sequence ATGGCGACTGGAGCTGCTGAGTTGATGTTCCGATGCGTCTTCGAAGGAAGCATTTCAATGCAAGACTGTCTGACCGAACGGAGGCCGTACCATCGTAACTGCCAATGTGCATTGCACAACCTCAAAGGGGTTTGTTCATCTACTTGTACTTCTCCGACAACCAATATATCATTCCCTAAGAAACAGACATGGGGTGATTGTTCCTTGTCTTTATTGGCTCCCAAATTCTCTTCTCCATCTCCTCTTCTTCCTAATGCCTCCTTCACCAATACCCTACAAAATACTGATTCAACTCCAGTTTTGTACGAAACAGAAGCTCAGCACAGTTAA